The following proteins come from a genomic window of Mycobacterium sp. DL:
- a CDS encoding HypC/HybG/HupF family hydrogenase formation chaperone, producing MCLAVPGKILRLVDRDGTLMSVVDFGGVQKDVCLEYIPDARVGEYVVVHVGFAIQRLDEESAIQTLAEFERLGVLREEFGDGFDLAAQQAGLTNPEVTR from the coding sequence ATGTGCCTGGCCGTACCGGGAAAGATTCTGCGGTTGGTGGACCGCGACGGCACGCTGATGTCGGTTGTCGACTTCGGCGGCGTCCAAAAGGACGTCTGCCTGGAGTACATACCCGACGCCCGGGTGGGCGAATACGTGGTGGTCCATGTCGGGTTCGCGATTCAGCGTCTCGACGAGGAATCCGCGATCCAGACTCTGGCCGAGTTCGAGCGTCTCGGGGTGCTCCGGGAGGAATTCGGCGACGGGTTCGACCTGGCCGCGCAGCAGGCGGGCCTGACCAATCCTGAGGTGACGCGATGA